TATGGTTCTGAGCAGCTGGCCATCGTGCAGGCTCCAGATCCTTGTGTAGCAGTCCTGGCCCACTAAGAAAGAGGGGAGACACGTGCAGCAGGTTAGCAAGAGAACACAAAGGAAAACTCAGGCACCCAGGACACGGCCGCTCACAATTCCTGCGGCCAGATGGGGTCTCCTGCCAGCCAATGGGAAGTGTTTCTACTGTCAACATGCACGCTGATAAAAACCAAAATCATGAGTCACCCTGGTTGGGGGTGTGATGCTGCGGGGGCCCCATGGGTGGGTGTCAGCACAGCTTAGGTGGGGGCCCAGCCCACCCAGTCTAGTTGACAGGCCACTCATCTTTTTCTGAAACAGTAACCAGGATGTCCCAACTTTATTCCACCCCCGTGGAAAAGCTGGGCAACATTCCCCACCGCCACCGCACGTGGCCCAGGCCCTCCGTGGCCCGGTGGTGCAGCTCCTCAGGACCAGCTGAGGCCCTGAGCGACACAATGCATTCAGGTCACGGTCACGGCCACTGGCGttgtgcagcagcagcaggaggggccAGGCCTCTGAGACTCCGGATTGCACATCTGTGCTCCTGAGCCCACAGGTGCCACCTGGCTCACCACTTCTGTTACCCAGCACACAACTCTGCTATGGCGGACACTCATGCATCACGACAGACTGAGGCGGCTCATGCTGGTGCCGAGACAGTGAACAGTCTCAGAAAGGCCAACAaacaggcgctgtggcgtagtgggtaaaggcgccgcctgcagtgccagcatcccacatgggcgctggtttgaatcatggctgctccacttcggatccagctctctgctatggcctggaaaagcagtaaaagatggcccaagtgcttgggcccctgcacccacatgggaaacccagaagaagctcctggctccagatcagcgcagctctggctgttacagccatttggagagtgaaccattggacagaggaccaccccccaccccccacttctaactctgcctttcaaataaataaataaatcttcaaaaaaaaaaaaaattaaaaagcagatgCTGCTTAGGAAGTAATTACTTTCTATGGTAGTATTAGCAAACTTGAGTACTAATGGCAGGGGCCCACTATTTCATGTTTAAAACCTCCATCTCTCAGGCTACCATAATACTCTACAGCACAGAAGCAGTGCAATCTATAATCTATAAGAGCCCCTGTAGCTCTTCCACAGGGCTCAGTGGCTGACAGCCGCTGCCATCCAGCGAGTTGTGGACCCCCATGAGCGGGGCCATGGGAGTAGCCATCAGCAGCTTTACAATGACCCCAATTGAGCACAAAAGAAACTGAGCCCATGTTCCACCATGAGACCGCTGCCCGCTGCACGAGGGGTAACAATACTGGCCGAGGAACGACCCCCAAGCCCAGCCTCCCAGCTGCTAGTTCTCAGTGTACCTCCTCTGTTTCTGAGTGACGTCTGCCCCTGGCATGGGGACAGAGGAATGTCCTAATGCTGGGCAGTCCCactatttccttctattttttttaaagatttattatttatttacttattcaaaagtcagagttacacagagagagcagaggcagagagagagagaaaggtcttccatccactgattcactccccaattaatggccagagctgtgctgacccaaagccaggagcttcttccagatctcccacgtgggtgcaagggcccaatggcttggaccatcttcccctgctttcccaggccataacagagagctggatcggaagtggagcagccaggtcttgattggtggccatatgggatgccagcactgcgggtggaggctttacccactacgccacagcactggcccctgttgcctcttttttttttttttttttcttggacaggtagagtggatagtgagagagagacagagagaaaggtcttcctttttgcttttggttcaccctcaaatggccgctgcggccggtgcactgcgctgatccgaagccaggagccaggtgcttctcctggtctcccatgcgggtacagggcccaaggacttgggccatcctccactgccttcccaggccatagcagagagctgccctggaagaggggcaaccgggacagaatctgtcgccccgaccgggactagaacccggtgtgccagcgctgcaaggcggaggattagcctgttaagccacggcactggccccctgttGCCTCTTAATATCCAATTCCATATCCCATGTCTCCCCAACTCAACTGTCCACACTCCGCCTTTACTCAGCTCTGTTCTTGGGCGACTTCTCCCTCTGCTGCCAGCACCTGTGGGGGTGGAGCCTCCCCTGGCCCAAGTACCTGCCACCACGATTTCCTCCTCCTCGTGCACGTGCAGGGGCAGGTAGGCATACTCGTTCACGTGGCCTTTGTACTCTCTCAGACACTTGGTGGTCCTCAGGTCCCACAGCTTGATCTGTGGGGGAAGCACCGGAGGCAGTGAGCGGGGCTGGCAGGTGTACTGGTGCAGGCCAGCTGAGAAGCCAGGGAAGCCAAGGGGCCTCCAGTGGCCTCTTCAGGGGATGAAGACCTGCACCTTGGAGTCCATCCAAAGCACGGAACTGGAGGGCCACGTCCACTTCTTCAGCCACACTGGGCTCAAGTGGACAGTGAAGGCGCTCCCTAGACAGTCTTGCCCGGCCTGTGTTTTGGGCCCCATGCGGCTATGGCTGGAGAGCTGGCGTCCCTCACCTTTCCAGCCATGTCTGACACCATCAGGCACTGCTCTTCCTGGAGGATCTGCACTGAGGTCACGGCCGAGTCGTGGAACAGACGGGTGGCCTTCCAGCCACTGCCTTGACTTGGACATCGCAGATCAATGCCAAACACCTCCCCGGAACGACAGCCATTGTAGAGCAAGGGAGCCTGTGGGAAGAGGgactgcctgggccctgcccggTACTCTCCTCCCCTCGGTCGGGCGGCCGTGGAGATGGGCGGTTTGGCTCTCAATGGACTCGGAAGGAAGCTGAGTCTCTGTGAAGGGTGGTGGGAGGACTGGACCCCGCGGCCCCCAGCACTTCCTTGCTGGGAGCACACAGGCCTGAGAAGCGGCTCCCGCTGCTGTGAGGCCCCTCGGAAGCCCAAACGCCGCAGCTTGtctccagcagggggcagtgaGCACGCAGTGGGAGAGATCAGGGTCCCAGTTAGAGGGGGATGGGTTGGTTAAGGAGGCCCGACTGAGGGACTCACTGCTTTCTGCCCAAAGCAGGCCAGCACCTCCACTACACCTTCAAGGGAGGGCCACGCTCACTGCAGGGCGAATCTTGGAGATACAGCtactgtaactttgacttttgaatatataaaatgtacaaCCTGAAAGCTACACATGAAACTGTTAAGTGTTATGAACTGGAACTTACTTTATACATTTTGGAAATAGTCCTGCTGGCCAATCCAAGTACTCAAGAATGACCCACTACAGACTTCAATGGGAGTTCTAGAAAGCCAGCTTAGGCAGGCCACCACTTCCACTCAGCTCAGTGGGAGTCATGAAGCAGCACACTGATCCTCCCCAGCGTTCCTTCTCCCCGGTGAGAGAGGCCACACAGGGTCTCCCCCTCAAGCCAAGTCCCAGGGAACTGCGACCTCCTGCCCCACCCAACCAACCAGGAGAGCAAACTGCTGTGCCAAGACGTCACTGTTGGTTCCGTACGACTGCCGGTGCCCCGTCACCACGTTGGTCAGCAGGACCCGCCGAGACAAGCCTGGCGGAGACAGAGCTGGGTCAGTGAGACCAAGGAGAGGGCCGCTGGGTGGGACCTCAGGGCCCCGGCTCACCGGTACTGAAGCAGTTGTTTGCCTGGATGTTCAGGGACCACGCGCAGGACCAAGCGCCAGGGATGCGGAAACTGCACAGCATGCCAGGCCGCTCCCCTGCCGAGAGAAACAAAGCAGGCTGTCCCTGGGCCGCCAGGCCAGTGACCTGTCTGTCCCTACCAGGGCATCAGTGGTTCTGTGAGACCTCAGCCAGTGTGCCTGCTGTCTTGGCAAGAGCTGCTGTCTGCTACAGTATACCAGAGCAACTAGGCACTGATGACGTAACAGGGCCATGCCCCAGCCTCTGCAGTCCCACAAAATAAGCCTCTACTGTATACCATGCCCTGTTAGTGGTGATACTGTCAGCCGTCAGGGAGGCAGCCAGAGTCACAGGTGAGATGACTGCCAGTCATGAACCACACCGCCAACCATGTGAGCTCagtgacagtttttaaaaataaacttttggggccagtgctgtggcatagggggtgaagccactgtctgtagtctggttccagtgctggctgctccacttccaatccagctctctgctgtggcctgggaaagcagtagaggatggcccaagtccttgggcccctgcacccacgtgggacacccagaagctccaggctgctggctttggatcagcccagctctggacgttgtggccatctggggagtgaatcagtggatggaagacctctctctctctctctctcttcctctctgtaactctgcctttcaaataaataaatcttaagaaaaaacaacaacaaaaataaacttttgtgtGAAGTGCAGAGTTCAGGGAGCTGTCGCAGGCGccagagcctccctccctctctccgctTTCCCAGTTGCTGCCCGCGCAGACCTCCCCGGTGGGAACTGCTCTCCTGACCCGCACACTAACAATCTGTGAGGCAAACTCTGAGCCTGGCTTTGCCCCAGTGTCCGTGTCTGCACAAGGGTCACAGGACACCCGCTCTTCCCTCAGCAGCCTGCCGGGCACGGCACTGAGGGCCCACAGAGGCCCTGGCAGGCATCCCCCAGAGGTGAGACTGGGAAGGGCCGGGCGAGGACAGGGGCCAGGTCTGCCTGCGGCCTGCGCTCCCAGAGGCTGACTCTTGTCTTACTGATCCCCATTCTCCAAAAGGCTGGAAGCTTTGCACCCACAATGTTGCCCGGAAGTATTCAGAGTGCCTGTCATACAGCCATTCAAGAGAGGGCTTCTGAATGACCTGTGCAGGCAGCCCGGAGCAGTGTTTtgttgctcgctcgctcgctctctctctcacacacacacacacacacacacatgacctgTGCAGGGAGCCCAGATCAGTGTTTTGttgcgctctctcgctctctctctctctctctcacacacacacacacacacacacacactctgctgtGTTCTGGTTGCTGCAATGACCCAGCAGGGGTAAAAAGGACGGGGCAGTGAACAGCTCCCGTGCTCCTGGCACCCAGCCCGGGGCAGGCGTAGGGAGCCCTCCCCCAGGGCTTCTGCACAGCAGCCCTGTGCCCTGCCCTTGCAGCCAGACGCCTCCCTCAGAGCAGGGGCTTTTGTCACAGCAAAGGGCCCCGTACCTGGGTGACTGCTGACAAACAGTGACGCTGGGAGTAGCGTGGCACAGCCCGGAGTCTCTGCAAGCCCCATGAGGCAGAGCCTGCACAGAGGTGTTAAGGACAGTCAAGTGCAAAGCTTTCCCCGAGGAGGGAGAACGGGCGCAGGAACCCTTCAGGAAATGACAAACTCACAAAAGGACAGAAGACAGACACCCTTCCCTCAGGTGGACCTCACCTGCATCTCTCACACTCAGAACATCACTGGCTCAGTTACAAGGTCTCTGGTCCTTCCCGGTCCAGTTCTGCCTTCTCATCCACCCAGACAGAACTGGTGCTCTAAGAACAGGGCAAGTTCTTCTGGGCCACGTCACGACACTTCCTCCAGAGGGTGCCTGGCCATCAGTAACTcaggatttactttatttatttgaaaggcagagttacagagagagaaagagaaagagagagacagagagggagggagggagggggaagagagagagatggagacagatgtAGGTCTTTCATCCACCTTGTTCTTAAAACAGAGAAAAGGCAGCATGAAGTCTTCTCCAACTTCCTGGGCTCCGCATATGGCTCCAGGTCACTCCTTGCCATCACGGGACTCCTTCTAGCAGTATACGACGACACATCTAACATCTGGCTGACGgcacctgggctctgctccctgtctctccctgccatGTGCTGGAGCTCTCTAAGGCAGCGGCTCTTTACCCGCAGCCTGCGTTTCACATAAACATGCACC
The DNA window shown above is from Lepus europaeus isolate LE1 chromosome 22, mLepTim1.pri, whole genome shotgun sequence and carries:
- the DCAF4 gene encoding DDB1- and CUL4-associated factor 4 isoform X4, giving the protein MEGIRQKEMENKRLQLLKEDDKQEKKVARKGFNTSSFLQKRQLGFLSVTSYCRLAHELRLSCMQRKKVHIRSSDPSALASDRFNLILADTNSSRLFTVNDVRVGGSKYGIISLRGLKMPTLQVHMQENLYFTNRKVNSVCWASLNHLDSHILLCLMGLAETPGCATLLPASLFVSSHPAGERPGMLCSFRIPGAWSCAWSLNIQANNCFSTGLSRRVLLTNVVTGHRQSYGTNSDVLAQQFALLAPLLYNGCRSGEVFGIDLRCPSQGSGWKATRLFHDSAVTSVQILQEEQCLMVSDMAGKIKLWDLRTTKCLREYKGHVNEYAYLPLHVHEEEEIVVAVGQDCYTRIWSLHDGQLLRTIPSPYPTSKAYIPSVAFSSRLGGFRGAPGLLMAVGQDLYCFSYS